Proteins encoded together in one Carassius auratus strain Wakin chromosome 32, ASM336829v1, whole genome shotgun sequence window:
- the LOC113051610 gene encoding T-complex protein 1 subunit eta-like codes for MMPTPVILLKEGTDSSQGIPQLISNINACQVVAEAVRTTLGPRGMDKLVVDNRGKATISNDGATILKLLEVVHPAAKTLVDIARSQDAEVGDGTTSVTLLAAEFLKQLKPYVEEGLHPQTIIRAFRTATQLAVKKIKEIAVTIKKDDKQEQRRLLEKCAATALNSKLIAGQKGFFSKMVVDAVMMLDDLLPLKMIGVKKVQGGALEDSQLVAGVAFKKTFSYAGFEMQPKRYVNPKIALLNIELELKAEKDNAEVRVNSVEDYQAIVDTEWNILYDKLEKIYKSGAKVVLSKLPIGDVATQYFADRDLFCAGRVVEEDLKRTMMACGGSIQTSVGSLTDDVLGQCELFEEVQVGGERYNFFKGCPKAKTCTIILRGGAEQFMEETDRSLHDAIMIVRRAIKNDSIVAGGGAIEMELSKYLRDYSRTIPGKQQLLIGAYAKALEIIPRQLCDNAGFDATNILNKLRAKHAQGGIWYGVDVSNEDISDNFQGCVWEPSVVRINALTAASEAACLILSVDETIKNPRSTADGPAAPAGRGRSRGRPQHTH; via the exons ATGATG CCCACTCCAGTCATCCTCCTGAAGGAGGGCACAGACTCCTCTCAGGGGATCCCACAGCTCATCAGTAACATCAATGCATGCCAGGTTGTGGCAGAGGCTGTGCGGACCACCCTCGGCCCCCGCGGCATGGACAAGCTTGTGGTAGACAACAGAG GCAAAGCCACTATTTCGAATGATGGAGCCACAATTCTGAAGCTTTTGGAAGTTGTACACCCTGCGGCCAAGACTCTAGTAGACATTGCCAGATCTCAGGATGCTGAG GTTGGTGACGGCACCACCTCAGTGACTCTGCTTGCTGCCGAGTTTCTGAAGCAGTTAAAGCCATACGTAGAGGAGGGGCTTCACCCCCAGACTATCATCAGAGCATTCCGCACAGCCACACAGCTCGCTGTCAAAAAGATCAAAGAAATTGCTGTTACCATCAAAAAGGATGACAAGCA AGAACAGAGGAGGTTGTTGGAGAAGTGTGCTGCTACCGCTCTGAACTCCAAGCTGATTGCAGGACAGAAGGGGTTCTTTTCCAAGATGGTGGTGGATGCAGTGATGATGCTGGATGATCTACTTCCTCTGAAGATGATTGGAGTGAAGAAGGTGCAGGGTGGAGCTCTGGAG GACTCTCAGCTTGTAGCTGGTGTGGCATTCAAGAAGACCTTCTCCTATGCTGGCTTTGAGATGCAGCCCAAACGCTATGTGAACCCAAAAATCGCACTGCTCAACATTGAGCTGGAGTTGAAGGCAGAGAAGGACAATGCAGAAGTCCGTGTCAACTCGGTGGAG GACTATCAGGCCATCGTCGACACTGAATGGAACATCCTATACGATAAGCTTGAGAAGATCTACAAATCCGGCGCTAAAGTGGTGCTGTCAAAGCTTCCCATCGGAGATGTGGCCACACAGTACTTTGCAGACAGAGATCTGTTCTGTGCAGGGCGTGTTGTGGAGGAAGATCTTAAGAGAACTATGATG GCCTGTGGTGGCTCTATTCAGACCAGTGTCGGTTCCCTGACTGATGATGTGCTTGGACAGTGTGAGCTTTTTGAAGAAGTGCAGGTTGGAGGAGAgag ATACAACTTCTTCAAAGGCTGCCCGAAGGCCAAGACCTGCACCATCATTCTGAGGGGTGGTGCGGAGCAGTTCATGGAGGAAACAGACCGCTCACTGCACGATGCAATCATGATTGTGCGCAGAGCAATCAAG AATGACTCTATAGTTGCTGGAGGTGGTGCTATAGAGATGGAGTTGTCGAAGTATCTGAGGGATTACTCTAGAACAATTCCAGGGAAGCAGCAGCTGCTGATCGGAGCCTATGCCAAAGCCCTTGAGATTATTCCCAGACAGCTGTGTGACAACGCAGGCTTTGATGCTACCAATATCCTAAACAAACTGAGGGCCAAGCATGCACAG GGTGGTATATGGTATGGAGTGGATGTGAGTAATGAAGATATATCAGATAACTTCCAGGGATGTGTATGGGAGCCCTCTGTTGTGCGTATCAATGCCCTGACCGCTGCTTCTGAAGCTGCATGTCTCATCCTCTCAGTGGATGAGACCATCAAGAACCCTCGCTCTACTGCTGACGGCCCAGCGGCACCTGCTGGCAGAGGAAGAAGTCGTGGTAGACCCCAACACACCCACTAA